The following are from one region of the Mycolicibacterium helvum genome:
- the gcvP gene encoding aminomethyl-transferring glycine dehydrogenase, which translates to MRARTWRDPLSLNTSTQLIFADRHIGPTPAEQHRMLHAIGLGTLDELIEAAVPSSIRTAAALTLPAARSEEGVLAELAHIAATNRTCVQMIGLGYYDTITPPVLRRNMLESPAWYTSYTPYQPEISQGRLEALLTFQTMVADLTGLPVAGASLLDEATAVVEAILLMRRASKDSGSAAVVLDTECFPQTAAVVAGRAAALGIEVIRADVGVGLPDGDFFGVVMQNPGASGVVRDLTAVVADAQERGALVAVATDLLASTLFAPPGDQGADIAVGSAQRFGVPLFYGGPHAGFMSVRHGLERMLPGRLVGVSRDRDGTPAYRLALQTREQHIRRDKATSNICTAQALLANVAGMYAAYHGPDGLASIARRVHGHAAAIATGLATLGLAVTNADYFDTLTVRVGHGAKKIVARAAADGINLRRIDAAHVGISCDERTTEDVVSRVLAAFGARPVPSSPADLPAHLARTSPYLQHEVFHLYRSETAMMRFLRTLSDKDLALDRTMIPLGSCTMKLNAAVEMEPISWPGFAGIHPFAPSEQTRGYRRLVEELQHWLAEITGYDRVSLQPNAGSQGELAGLLAIRGYHQSRGDVDRTICLIPQSAHGTNAASAVLAGMQVVVVATAQTGNIDLTDLADKLAIHDERIAAIMITYPSTHGVYEPDVRQVCDLVHEAGGQVYIDGANLNALVGLARPGDFGGDVSHLNLHKTFCIPHGGGGPGVGPVAARAHLAPFLPSDPLAGDGPVGPVSAANYGSAGILPITWAYLALMGPDGLRAATETAVLSANYLARRLDPYFPVLYTGPGGFVAHECILDLRALTKATGVTAEDVAKRLIDYGFHAPTLSFPVNGTLMVEPTESEGLGELDRFIDAMIAISAEIAEVATGRWELERSPLRQAPHTSEQICADDWDLPYSRRRAAYPVPPPGGVKYWPPVRRIDGAYGDRNLACSCPPPEAFVSTTPIEDGVLV; encoded by the coding sequence ATGCGAGCACGAACTTGGAGAGATCCCTTGTCGCTCAACACTTCAACGCAACTGATTTTTGCTGACCGTCATATCGGACCCACCCCGGCTGAACAGCACCGGATGCTGCACGCAATCGGTCTCGGCACTCTGGACGAGTTGATCGAGGCTGCGGTGCCCTCGTCGATCCGCACGGCGGCTGCACTCACATTGCCCGCGGCGCGATCCGAAGAAGGGGTGCTCGCCGAGCTGGCACACATCGCTGCCACGAACCGGACGTGCGTTCAGATGATCGGCTTGGGCTACTACGACACGATCACCCCGCCGGTGCTGCGTCGCAACATGCTCGAGTCTCCGGCCTGGTACACCTCCTACACCCCGTATCAGCCCGAGATCTCTCAGGGGCGGCTGGAAGCACTGCTGACTTTCCAGACCATGGTCGCTGACCTCACCGGTCTGCCCGTCGCGGGAGCGTCCCTGCTCGACGAGGCGACCGCGGTCGTGGAGGCCATCCTCTTGATGCGCCGCGCGAGCAAGGATTCGGGTTCGGCAGCCGTGGTGCTGGACACCGAGTGCTTCCCGCAGACGGCGGCCGTCGTGGCCGGACGCGCCGCCGCACTCGGCATCGAGGTGATCCGGGCCGACGTGGGTGTCGGCTTACCGGATGGCGATTTCTTCGGTGTCGTGATGCAGAACCCGGGTGCCAGCGGAGTAGTCCGGGACTTGACTGCCGTCGTCGCCGATGCGCAGGAACGGGGTGCCTTGGTCGCGGTGGCCACCGACCTGTTGGCCTCGACGCTGTTCGCGCCCCCTGGAGACCAAGGCGCTGACATTGCGGTGGGATCGGCCCAACGCTTCGGCGTGCCACTGTTTTACGGTGGACCCCACGCTGGCTTCATGTCCGTACGCCACGGACTGGAACGGATGCTGCCCGGCCGGCTCGTCGGAGTGTCCCGCGACCGCGACGGTACGCCGGCCTACCGTCTGGCACTGCAGACTCGTGAGCAACACATCCGCCGTGACAAGGCGACCAGCAATATCTGTACGGCTCAGGCGTTGCTCGCCAACGTGGCCGGCATGTATGCCGCCTACCACGGGCCTGACGGTCTCGCGTCGATTGCGCGCCGCGTGCACGGCCACGCCGCGGCGATCGCCACCGGGCTGGCCACGTTGGGTCTCGCCGTCACGAACGCCGACTACTTCGACACGCTGACCGTCCGCGTCGGCCACGGCGCCAAGAAGATCGTGGCTCGCGCCGCCGCCGACGGCATCAACCTGCGTCGCATCGACGCTGCCCACGTTGGCATCTCGTGTGACGAGAGGACGACCGAGGACGTCGTATCCCGGGTGCTTGCCGCCTTCGGTGCTCGACCGGTACCGAGCTCGCCTGCCGACCTACCCGCGCATCTCGCGCGGACGTCACCGTACCTGCAGCACGAGGTCTTCCACCTCTACCGTTCAGAGACAGCGATGATGCGCTTCCTGCGGACGCTGTCGGATAAGGATCTCGCCCTGGATCGCACGATGATTCCGTTGGGATCGTGCACGATGAAGCTCAACGCTGCGGTGGAGATGGAACCGATCAGTTGGCCCGGTTTCGCGGGCATCCACCCGTTCGCGCCGTCGGAGCAGACCCGCGGCTACCGCCGGCTCGTCGAGGAACTACAGCACTGGCTCGCCGAGATCACTGGTTACGACCGAGTGTCACTGCAGCCCAACGCCGGCTCCCAGGGCGAGCTGGCAGGTCTGCTCGCCATCCGCGGATATCACCAGTCTCGCGGGGATGTGGACCGCACCATCTGTCTGATCCCGCAGTCCGCGCACGGTACGAACGCCGCGTCGGCAGTTTTGGCGGGAATGCAGGTCGTCGTCGTGGCGACCGCGCAGACGGGCAACATCGACCTGACCGATCTAGCCGACAAACTCGCGATCCACGACGAACGTATCGCGGCGATCATGATCACCTACCCATCCACGCACGGTGTCTACGAACCCGACGTTCGCCAGGTCTGCGACCTGGTCCACGAGGCGGGCGGCCAGGTCTACATCGATGGCGCCAACCTCAACGCCCTTGTCGGCCTGGCCCGTCCGGGTGACTTCGGTGGTGATGTCTCACATCTGAACCTGCACAAGACTTTCTGCATCCCGCACGGGGGAGGAGGCCCCGGCGTCGGACCGGTCGCGGCGCGCGCGCACCTTGCACCGTTCCTGCCCTCGGATCCACTGGCCGGAGACGGTCCCGTGGGCCCGGTGTCGGCGGCCAATTACGGATCGGCCGGAATCCTCCCGATCACCTGGGCCTATCTGGCCTTGATGGGTCCAGACGGGCTGCGAGCTGCCACCGAGACCGCGGTGCTCTCGGCCAATTACCTGGCACGACGACTCGACCCGTACTTTCCGGTGCTCTATACCGGACCGGGCGGATTCGTAGCCCACGAATGCATCCTGGACCTTCGTGCCCTCACCAAAGCCACCGGCGTCACCGCTGAGGATGTCGCGAAGAGGCTCATCGACTACGGCTTCCACGCCCCGACGCTGTCGTTTCCGGTCAACGGCACCCTGATGGTCGAGCCCACCGAGTCGGAGGGCCTCGGCGAGCTGGACCGCTTCATCGACGCGATGATCGCGATCAGCGCCGAGATCGCCGAGGTGGCCACCGGCCGTTGGGAATTGGAGCGCAGCCCGTTGCGTCAGGCGCCACACACCAGTGAGCAGATCTGTGCCGATGACTGGGACTTGCCCTACAGCAGACGCAGAGCCGCCTACCCGGTGCCGCCACCGGGCGGTGTCAAGTACTGGCCACCCGTACGGCGCATCGACGGTGCCTACGGCGACCGCAATCTGGCGTGCTCCTGCCCACCGCCGGAGGCGTTCGTCAGCACCACGCCCATCGAAGACGGAGTACTCGTATGA
- the gcvT gene encoding glycine cleavage system aminomethyltransferase GcvT, with translation MTHETPLLAEHRSLGATFTDFAGWQMPLKYGSDLKEHHAVRTAAGVFDLSHMGEIHVVGPGAAAALDYALVGELSAVPVGRAKYSLLCNENGGVVDDLVVYRLADNDFLVVANASNAATVYAELSSRAAAFDADVFDESGDTALIAVQGPESVAILTAMMDGDAPGMLSALKYYASTPAVVAGIDVLLARTGYTGEDGFELYVANARAVGLWHALVDVTAAHGGIPAGLASRDTLRLEAGMALYGHELTEATNPYEAGLGRMLRLGKNFVGSEALQRLSKAPLARCLVGLTGTGRRAARAGYTVERDGAEVGAITSGALSPTLGHPIALGYVDAAYSEPGTVLQVGIRGTANEFTVTAPPFYKRP, from the coding sequence ATGACCCACGAAACGCCTCTCCTGGCCGAACACCGGTCCTTGGGAGCCACCTTCACCGACTTCGCCGGCTGGCAGATGCCGCTGAAGTACGGCAGCGACCTCAAGGAGCACCACGCCGTGCGCACCGCGGCCGGTGTGTTCGACCTCTCCCACATGGGAGAGATCCACGTGGTCGGACCCGGCGCGGCGGCCGCGCTGGACTACGCCTTGGTAGGTGAACTGTCTGCGGTCCCGGTGGGACGTGCCAAGTACTCGCTGCTGTGCAACGAGAACGGCGGCGTGGTTGACGACCTGGTCGTCTACCGGCTCGCCGACAACGATTTCCTGGTCGTCGCCAACGCATCGAATGCGGCGACTGTCTACGCCGAATTGAGCTCGCGTGCAGCCGCGTTCGATGCCGATGTATTCGACGAATCCGGTGATACGGCATTGATCGCTGTCCAGGGGCCCGAATCAGTGGCCATCCTGACCGCCATGATGGACGGGGACGCCCCCGGCATGTTGTCCGCCTTGAAGTACTACGCGAGCACGCCCGCCGTCGTCGCGGGCATCGATGTCCTGCTGGCCCGTACCGGATACACCGGTGAGGACGGGTTCGAACTGTACGTCGCCAACGCGCGAGCGGTCGGACTGTGGCATGCGCTCGTCGACGTCACGGCGGCACACGGTGGCATCCCTGCCGGACTCGCATCACGCGACACCCTGCGGCTAGAAGCGGGCATGGCGCTCTACGGACACGAACTCACCGAGGCCACCAACCCCTACGAGGCAGGCCTGGGCCGAATGCTGAGACTCGGCAAGAATTTCGTCGGCTCGGAAGCGCTTCAACGGCTCTCGAAGGCGCCGCTGGCACGCTGCCTGGTCGGGTTGACCGGCACTGGGCGGCGTGCCGCGCGTGCCGGATACACCGTCGAGCGCGACGGCGCCGAGGTCGGAGCCATCACCTCTGGCGCATTGTCACCCACCCTTGGCCACCCGATTGCCCTCGGATATGTCGACGCCGCGTACTCCGAACCCGGGACCGTTCTGCAAGTCGGGATACGCGGCACGGCCAACGAATTCACCGTCACTGCTCCGCCGTTCTACAAGCGCCCGTAG
- the gcvH gene encoding glycine cleavage system protein GcvH, whose amino-acid sequence MTDNLPTDRYYTDDHEWVLLDSVAALPSAEPLRIGITQLAVDNLGDLVFLELPEIDTEVSVSEPCGEVESTKTVSELFSPVNGRVVAVNQSAVENPELVSTDPYGEGWLFAVLATSAGELLSAAEYAEKNGATS is encoded by the coding sequence ATGACCGACAACTTGCCCACCGATCGGTACTACACCGACGACCACGAATGGGTCCTCCTCGACTCAGTCGCCGCCCTGCCCTCTGCCGAGCCGTTGCGCATCGGGATCACCCAGCTGGCCGTCGACAACCTTGGCGATCTGGTCTTCCTCGAACTGCCCGAGATCGACACCGAGGTGAGCGTCAGCGAGCCCTGCGGTGAGGTCGAATCCACCAAGACCGTCTCCGAACTTTTCTCACCGGTGAACGGAAGGGTCGTCGCCGTCAATCAATCCGCCGTCGAGAATCCGGAGCTGGTGTCGACCGATCCCTACGGCGAGGGCTGGTTATTCGCCGTGCTCGCCACGTCCGCCGGTGAACTATTGAGCGCCGCGGAGTACGCCGAGAAGAACGGAGCCACCTCGTGA
- the glyA gene encoding serine hydroxymethyltransferase has protein sequence MSVLNEPLDVFDPDIAYLIGRELTRQQTGLEMIASENYAPVSVMQAQGSVLTNKYAEGYPGRRYYGGCQYIDGVEQIAIDRVKGLFGAEFANVQPHSGATANAAVMHALLNPGDTILGLLLAHGGHLTHGMRINFSGKLYNVATYEVSEEDYLIDMDAVASAAREHRPKLIIAGWSAYPRHLDFARFRQIADEVGALLMVDMAHFAGLVAAGLHPSPIPHAHVVTSTTHKTLGGPRGGIILTNDGAIAKKINSAVFPGQQGGPLEHVIAAKATAFKMAAQPEFVQRQQRCLDGARLLAERLGSSDVTGHGITVLTGGTDVHLALVDLRNAEIDGQQGEDRLAAVDITVNRNAVPFDPRPPMVTSGLRIGTAALAARGFTLPDFAYVADLIAQALISRVGDDLESIRMQVQALANRYPLYPGL, from the coding sequence GTGAGTGTCCTGAATGAACCACTCGATGTCTTCGATCCCGACATCGCCTACCTCATCGGGCGCGAACTGACAAGGCAGCAAACTGGATTGGAAATGATCGCCTCGGAGAATTATGCGCCGGTGTCGGTCATGCAGGCCCAGGGATCGGTGCTGACGAACAAGTACGCTGAGGGTTACCCGGGCCGGCGCTACTATGGTGGCTGCCAATACATCGATGGTGTGGAGCAAATCGCCATCGACCGGGTTAAGGGCCTCTTCGGCGCCGAATTCGCCAATGTCCAACCGCATTCGGGTGCCACCGCCAATGCCGCGGTGATGCATGCGTTGCTGAACCCCGGCGACACCATCCTGGGTCTACTGCTGGCACACGGCGGCCACCTGACCCACGGCATGCGCATCAACTTTTCCGGCAAGCTGTACAACGTCGCAACCTACGAGGTGTCCGAGGAGGACTACCTCATCGACATGGATGCTGTCGCCTCCGCCGCCCGCGAGCACCGGCCCAAGCTGATCATCGCCGGCTGGTCTGCTTATCCGCGCCATCTCGACTTCGCCCGGTTCCGGCAGATAGCCGACGAAGTCGGGGCGCTGCTGATGGTCGACATGGCCCACTTCGCGGGACTCGTTGCCGCGGGACTGCACCCCTCTCCGATTCCGCATGCCCACGTCGTCACTTCCACCACACACAAGACGCTCGGTGGACCTCGCGGCGGAATCATCCTGACCAACGACGGCGCGATCGCCAAGAAGATCAACTCGGCGGTGTTCCCCGGCCAACAGGGCGGGCCGCTGGAGCACGTCATCGCGGCCAAGGCGACGGCGTTCAAAATGGCCGCCCAACCCGAATTCGTCCAACGTCAACAACGCTGCCTCGACGGCGCCCGTCTGCTCGCCGAGCGGCTGGGGAGCTCTGATGTCACCGGTCACGGCATCACCGTGCTCACCGGAGGCACCGACGTCCACTTGGCCCTCGTTGACCTGCGAAATGCCGAGATCGACGGCCAACAGGGCGAGGATCGGCTGGCCGCGGTCGATATCACGGTCAACCGCAATGCCGTCCCGTTCGACCCACGACCGCCGATGGTGACCTCCGGGCTGCGAATCGGCACCGCCGCGCTGGCCGCGCGGGGTTTCACGCTGCCCGACTTCGCGTACGTGGCCGACCTCATCGCCCAAGCGCTGATCTCGCGCGTTGGTGACGACCTGGAATCGATCCGGATGCAGGTGCAAGCTCTGGCAAATCGTTATCCGCTCTACCCCGGACTGTGA
- a CDS encoding L-serine ammonia-lyase: MTISVFDLFSIGIGPSSSHTVGPMRAASRFAANLRSARLVPYVDEFAITIYGSLAATGDGHGTFPAILLGLEGLDPETIDIDDMAAVLARQRRTGRVRVAGQLSVNLGVDDLIRRPAQTLDFHPNGMTFVALAEKAELLRRTYYSVGGGFIVDDDEKTPSCGDTERTSPYAFSTAEELLALTAAHGISISEVQGAHERELAPEVDVAKELLRIRDAMRECAAHGMVRTGTLPGGLQVRRRAHHWHDRLAREDPCRSPEFAEDWVNLVALAVNEENASGGRVVTAPTNGAAGIIPAVLHYAEHYTKAGRIDPDDVAVRFLLAAGAIGSLYKQQASISGAEVGCQGEVGSAASMAAGALAEILGGTTAQVENAAEIAMEHCLGLTCDPIGGLVQIPCIERNAISANKAITAAKMALRGDGTHRVSLDQVIATMRSTGRDMSSKYKETALGGLAANVGVNLVEC; the protein is encoded by the coding sequence GTGACTATCAGCGTCTTTGATCTGTTCTCCATCGGAATCGGGCCATCGAGCTCACACACTGTGGGCCCGATGCGCGCTGCTTCGAGATTCGCGGCCAATCTCCGCAGCGCACGGCTCGTGCCCTACGTCGATGAGTTCGCGATCACCATCTACGGATCCTTGGCGGCCACCGGCGACGGGCACGGCACTTTCCCCGCGATCTTGCTCGGACTGGAGGGGCTGGATCCCGAGACGATCGACATCGACGACATGGCGGCGGTATTGGCGCGTCAACGGCGGACGGGTCGGGTGCGGGTGGCGGGACAGCTGTCCGTCAATCTTGGTGTCGACGATCTTATTCGTCGTCCCGCGCAAACCCTCGACTTTCATCCCAACGGGATGACCTTCGTGGCGCTCGCCGAGAAAGCCGAACTGTTGCGCCGCACCTACTATTCGGTTGGCGGCGGCTTCATCGTCGACGACGATGAAAAGACGCCGAGTTGCGGTGACACCGAACGTACCTCGCCGTACGCGTTCTCAACTGCCGAGGAACTTCTAGCCCTCACAGCTGCACATGGCATATCGATCAGTGAAGTGCAGGGGGCCCACGAGCGGGAGCTGGCGCCTGAGGTGGATGTCGCCAAGGAACTGCTGCGCATTCGCGACGCGATGCGCGAATGCGCGGCGCACGGAATGGTCCGCACGGGCACCTTGCCAGGCGGTCTGCAGGTTCGCCGCCGCGCCCACCATTGGCATGACCGACTCGCTCGCGAAGACCCCTGCAGATCACCGGAATTCGCGGAGGACTGGGTCAATCTCGTCGCGCTGGCCGTCAACGAGGAGAACGCCTCGGGCGGCCGCGTGGTGACCGCGCCCACCAACGGTGCCGCCGGCATCATCCCCGCTGTCTTGCACTACGCAGAGCACTACACGAAGGCAGGCAGAATCGATCCCGACGACGTGGCGGTGCGCTTCCTGCTGGCGGCCGGCGCGATCGGTTCGCTGTACAAACAACAGGCCTCGATCTCGGGGGCCGAAGTCGGGTGCCAGGGCGAGGTCGGCTCGGCGGCCTCGATGGCTGCCGGTGCGCTCGCCGAAATCCTCGGCGGCACCACGGCACAGGTCGAGAATGCCGCGGAGATCGCGATGGAGCACTGCCTCGGCCTGACCTGCGATCCGATCGGCGGACTGGTGCAGATTCCGTGCATCGAGCGCAACGCGATCTCGGCGAACAAGGCGATAACCGCCGCCAAGATGGCGTTGCGCGGTGACGGCACTCATCGGGTGAGCCTGGACCAGGTGATTGCGACCATGCGCTCCACCGGCCGGGACATGAGCTCCAAGTACAAGGAGACAGCGCTCGGCGGACTGGCCGCGAACGTCGGCGTCAACCTCGTCGAGTGTTAG
- the rarD gene encoding EamA family transporter RarD: protein MLAAAGTPRGFAYGLGAYTIWGLFPAFFGLLGFAAPVEILAHRAIWTLLLMVAVLALGRQLGSLRGSSFRTWLLVAAAAALISTNWGIYIYAVLSGHVTEAALGYFINPLVSVAIGVIAFGERLAFAQVAAIVVAVGAVAVVTVAYGRLPLIALGLAGSFALYGVVKKIVPLPPRTSLTAEAIVLAPPAVAYLTLLGINGHGQLAGSTTHFLLLAACGPMTALPLLLFGAAAHQLPMVTVGLLQYLTPILQMAWAVIVGHERLTATTWAGFALIWCALFVFALHSLRQFGRRPRDHPQSQG, encoded by the coding sequence GTGTTAGCGGCGGCTGGGACGCCGCGGGGGTTCGCCTATGGTCTGGGTGCCTACACGATCTGGGGCCTGTTCCCGGCATTCTTTGGGCTGCTCGGCTTCGCGGCCCCCGTGGAGATCCTGGCTCACCGGGCGATCTGGACGTTGCTGTTGATGGTGGCGGTGCTGGCGTTGGGACGTCAACTCGGATCGCTTCGCGGATCATCTTTTCGGACTTGGCTATTGGTCGCCGCCGCCGCGGCGTTGATCTCCACGAACTGGGGCATCTACATCTATGCCGTGCTATCCGGACACGTCACCGAGGCGGCGCTCGGCTACTTCATCAACCCCCTGGTAAGTGTCGCAATCGGCGTGATCGCCTTCGGCGAGCGACTTGCTTTCGCTCAAGTTGCGGCCATCGTTGTCGCAGTGGGCGCCGTCGCCGTCGTGACGGTGGCCTACGGACGGCTGCCGCTGATCGCCCTGGGCCTGGCGGGATCCTTCGCGCTATACGGTGTCGTGAAGAAGATCGTCCCCTTGCCGCCACGCACCAGCCTGACTGCTGAGGCGATTGTGTTGGCGCCACCCGCCGTGGCCTACCTGACGCTCCTCGGTATCAACGGGCATGGACAGCTGGCCGGCAGTACCACCCACTTCCTGTTGTTGGCCGCGTGCGGTCCGATGACCGCGCTGCCGCTTCTGCTGTTCGGTGCTGCTGCTCACCAGCTCCCGATGGTCACGGTGGGGCTCCTGCAATACCTGACCCCCATTCTGCAAATGGCATGGGCGGTGATTGTCGGCCACGAACGTCTCACTGCGACAACGTGGGCCGGCTTCGCGTTGATCTGGTGTGCGCTGTTCGTCTTCGCGCTGCATTCACTACGACAGTTCGGCCGCCGGCCGCGCGATCATCCTCAATCTCAGGGATGA
- a CDS encoding DUF3263 domain-containing protein: MTIRAHAPAAEATVAYVKVVGPTPRIIPVEHELLAFAVSWLPYGGGPVDEIWINFGMTPDRYRQRLRELIEKHLEHIHPTTAERLLRTECGLSHLSASEVLAQRANPLVVLAASTPADDPRRIHP; encoded by the coding sequence ATGACCATCCGCGCACACGCTCCCGCGGCGGAGGCAACCGTTGCCTATGTCAAGGTCGTTGGGCCCACGCCCCGAATCATTCCCGTCGAGCATGAATTGCTGGCTTTCGCCGTGAGTTGGTTGCCCTACGGCGGCGGCCCGGTTGACGAGATCTGGATCAATTTCGGGATGACGCCTGACCGGTACAGACAACGGTTGCGTGAGTTGATCGAGAAGCACCTTGAGCATATCCATCCGACGACCGCTGAGCGACTGCTGCGCACTGAATGCGGGCTTTCCCACCTTTCAGCCAGTGAGGTGCTGGCACAGCGCGCGAACCCTCTAGTCGTGCTTGCCGCGTCGACTCCAGCGGACGATCCACGCCGGATTCATCCCTGA
- a CDS encoding LLM class flavin-dependent oxidoreductase: MTAPEAQVDPAGLAIASPRVGCVFRPQYPPEDLVAAARAADAAGLDEIWLWEDCFASGGISAAAIALANSSRLSVGVGVLPAPMRNVALTAMEIATLERTYPGRVRIGLGHGVQDWMTQIGAKVASPMTYLREYFGCLTALLRGETVNYTGRYVSLSNVCLEWPPSPDIEVLVGATGAKTLQLSGELASGTVISSGTSPDALRQSLRHVEAGRQLRPVREPHSVVVYIVCTTGPDAKADALAEVKHWEFDPTLDITAHGTAAEIAHAARRWVDAGADTIVLQPTAGADIEAFATFVGSDVQPLLAR, encoded by the coding sequence ATGACTGCACCCGAAGCGCAGGTAGACCCAGCAGGTCTCGCCATCGCGTCGCCGCGTGTCGGCTGCGTATTCCGGCCCCAGTACCCGCCGGAAGATCTAGTGGCCGCGGCGCGGGCAGCCGATGCCGCCGGACTCGATGAGATATGGCTCTGGGAGGACTGTTTCGCGTCAGGAGGCATCTCGGCTGCCGCGATCGCGCTCGCCAACAGCAGCCGGCTCTCCGTCGGCGTCGGAGTATTGCCCGCGCCGATGCGCAACGTTGCGCTCACCGCGATGGAGATCGCCACCCTGGAGCGCACCTACCCCGGCCGCGTGCGCATCGGGCTCGGCCACGGTGTGCAGGACTGGATGACTCAGATCGGCGCGAAAGTCGCCTCGCCCATGACTTACCTACGCGAGTACTTCGGCTGCCTGACCGCACTGCTGCGCGGTGAAACGGTCAACTACACCGGCAGATACGTCTCATTGTCCAACGTGTGCCTCGAATGGCCGCCGAGCCCCGACATCGAGGTCCTCGTCGGCGCCACGGGTGCCAAGACCCTGCAGTTGAGCGGGGAGTTGGCCTCGGGGACCGTCATCAGCAGCGGCACCAGTCCCGACGCGTTGCGCCAATCGCTGCGCCACGTCGAGGCCGGACGGCAGTTGCGTCCGGTCCGCGAACCGCATTCGGTGGTCGTCTATATCGTGTGCACCACCGGACCCGACGCCAAGGCCGATGCTCTCGCCGAAGTCAAGCATTGGGAATTCGACCCGACCCTTGACATCACTGCGCACGGCACTGCCGCGGAGATCGCTCACGCTGCTCGCCGCTGGGTCGACGCCGGCGCCGATACCATTGTGCTGCAACCCACGGCCGGCGCCGACATCGAGGCGTTCGCCACGTTCGTCGGCTCGGACGTTCAGCCACTCCTCGCACGATGA
- a CDS encoding aldo/keto reductase, which yields MDTRRIGSTELCSTALGFGSAPLGNRFRALTESACSELVDDAWDRGMRLFDTAPMYGYGLAENRLGTALRGRPRADYLLSTKVGRLLRPAPCSSADDDMWTGVPPMRVQYDYTYSATMRSIEDSLQRMLTDRIDIVFIHDCDRYGHGDEQPAVFREAMTGAATALMDLREQGVIGAVGVGVNEADVCVAAAQRGGFDLFLLAGRYSLLEQESLDELMPLCVEQGISLFLGGIYNSGILATGAVPGAHYNYAPATPAVMSRVSEIEKICAAHDVPIAAVAVQFVLAHPAVASVLLGASTVEQQARNCELANRGLPDGVWDDLLTAGLIRADAPLPARQD from the coding sequence ATGGATACTCGGCGTATTGGGTCAACCGAATTATGCTCGACTGCACTGGGTTTCGGTTCAGCGCCCCTGGGAAATCGGTTCCGCGCTCTCACTGAGAGCGCGTGTAGCGAACTCGTCGACGATGCCTGGGACCGTGGGATGAGACTTTTCGACACGGCTCCGATGTACGGATACGGGCTGGCGGAAAACAGGCTGGGCACCGCTCTGCGCGGGCGTCCACGCGCGGACTATCTGTTGTCCACCAAGGTGGGGCGGCTGCTGCGGCCGGCGCCGTGTTCGTCAGCCGACGACGATATGTGGACCGGCGTTCCGCCGATGCGTGTCCAGTACGACTACACCTACTCCGCAACGATGCGCTCGATCGAAGACAGCCTCCAGCGCATGCTCACTGACCGCATCGACATCGTCTTCATCCACGACTGCGATCGGTACGGCCATGGCGACGAGCAGCCCGCAGTCTTCCGTGAGGCGATGACGGGGGCCGCGACCGCCTTGATGGATCTGCGTGAGCAGGGTGTCATCGGAGCTGTCGGCGTCGGCGTGAACGAAGCCGATGTCTGTGTCGCGGCAGCACAGCGTGGTGGCTTCGACCTGTTCCTCCTTGCCGGACGCTACAGCTTGCTCGAGCAGGAATCCCTCGATGAGCTGATGCCGCTGTGCGTGGAGCAAGGGATCTCATTGTTCTTGGGGGGCATCTACAACAGCGGAATCCTCGCCACCGGCGCCGTCCCCGGCGCTCATTACAACTACGCACCGGCTACCCCCGCAGTCATGTCTCGGGTGAGCGAGATCGAGAAGATCTGTGCCGCGCATGATGTGCCGATCGCCGCCGTAGCCGTGCAGTTCGTATTGGCACACCCCGCCGTAGCCAGCGTGTTGCTCGGTGCGTCAACCGTCGAGCAGCAAGCCCGCAATTGCGAGCTTGCGAATCGTGGTTTGCCCGATGGTGTTTGGGACGACTTGTTGACGGCAGGTTTGATACGTGCTGACGCACCGCTGCCCGCGCGCCAGGACTGA